A portion of the Punica granatum isolate Tunisia-2019 chromosome 7, ASM765513v2, whole genome shotgun sequence genome contains these proteins:
- the LOC116212929 gene encoding nudix hydrolase 2-like isoform X1: MGNGENDVKPVKGPSINDDRLLPLSFPLIGICLLLQDPVPTANSLVMSIFVKSSPGIDIAFGNEGKAEVEEAMLMLPVMHDKYEGVIVDMKKAPVMEPEVFCSALRASMSLWKKQGKRGVWIKLPIEKVNLVESAVQQGFWFHHAEPTYLMLINWLPVVPCTLPANASHRVGVGAVVLNDQREILVVQENSGCLRGMGVWKIPTGVVDEGEDIHDAIVREVKEETGIDTEFLEILAFRQAHKAYFDKSDLFFVCMLRPLSFDIRRQHLEIEAAQWMPFEEYASQPAAREDGLFRSITEVCFSKLHGNCTGFVPVPMKSIFCGRSNCFYRSI, translated from the exons ATGggaaatggagaaaatgatGTAAAGCCAGTCAAAGGCCCGTCTATAAATGACGATCGTCTCCTCCCACTAAGTTTCCCACTCATAGGAATATGCCTACTGCTGCAGGACCCAGTTCCAACTGCTAATTCGTTAG TGATGTCGATCTTCGTGAAGTCATCGCCGGGGATTGATATCGCATTTGGCAATGAGGGAAAGGCGGAGGTAGAAGAAGCCATGCTCATGCTTCCCGTGATGCACGATAAATATGAAGGAGTCATCGTGGACATGAAGAAGGCGCCTGTTATGGAGCCAGAGGTCTTCTGTTCTGCACTCAGAGCTTCCATGTCTCTTTGGAAGAAACAG GGGAAGAGGGGAGTTTGGATCAAGCTGCCGATCGAGAAGGTGAACCTAGTCGAAAGTGCAGTGCAG CAAGGATTTTGGTTCCACCACGCAGAGCCGACTTACCTCATGCTCATAAACTGGCTTCCCGTAGTTCCTTGTACTCTTCCTGCAAATGCCTCTCATCGAGTTGGTGTCGGCGCTGTTGTTCTGAATGACCAAAGAGAG ATCCTGGTGGTCCAAGAGAACAGTGGGTGTCTACGCGGAATGGGCGTGTGGAAGATCCCGACTGGAGTTGTCGACGAG GGCGAGGATATACATGATGCCATTGTACGCGAAGTAAAGGAAGAAACCGGA ATCGACACAGAGTTCCTGGAAATACTAGCATTCAGGCAGGCGCACAAGGCGTATTTTGATAAGTCGGATCTGTTCTTCGTGTGCATGTTGCGTCCCTTATCATTCGATATCCGGAGACAACACCTCGAGATCGAGGCTGCCCAG TGGATGCCTTTCGAAGAGTATGCATCCCAGCCAGCAGCCCGAGAGGACGGACTATTCAGGTCCATCACCGAAGTCTGTTTCTCAAAGTTACACGGTAACTGCACCGGATTTGTCCCAGTGCCGATGAAATCAATCTTCTGCGGACGCTCTAATTGCTTCTACCGAAGTATATGA
- the LOC116212929 gene encoding nudix hydrolase 2-like isoform X2, with the protein MSIFVKSSPGIDIAFGNEGKAEVEEAMLMLPVMHDKYEGVIVDMKKAPVMEPEVFCSALRASMSLWKKQGKRGVWIKLPIEKVNLVESAVQQGFWFHHAEPTYLMLINWLPVVPCTLPANASHRVGVGAVVLNDQREILVVQENSGCLRGMGVWKIPTGVVDEGEDIHDAIVREVKEETGIDTEFLEILAFRQAHKAYFDKSDLFFVCMLRPLSFDIRRQHLEIEAAQWMPFEEYASQPAAREDGLFRSITEVCFSKLHGNCTGFVPVPMKSIFCGRSNCFYRSI; encoded by the exons ATGTCGATCTTCGTGAAGTCATCGCCGGGGATTGATATCGCATTTGGCAATGAGGGAAAGGCGGAGGTAGAAGAAGCCATGCTCATGCTTCCCGTGATGCACGATAAATATGAAGGAGTCATCGTGGACATGAAGAAGGCGCCTGTTATGGAGCCAGAGGTCTTCTGTTCTGCACTCAGAGCTTCCATGTCTCTTTGGAAGAAACAG GGGAAGAGGGGAGTTTGGATCAAGCTGCCGATCGAGAAGGTGAACCTAGTCGAAAGTGCAGTGCAG CAAGGATTTTGGTTCCACCACGCAGAGCCGACTTACCTCATGCTCATAAACTGGCTTCCCGTAGTTCCTTGTACTCTTCCTGCAAATGCCTCTCATCGAGTTGGTGTCGGCGCTGTTGTTCTGAATGACCAAAGAGAG ATCCTGGTGGTCCAAGAGAACAGTGGGTGTCTACGCGGAATGGGCGTGTGGAAGATCCCGACTGGAGTTGTCGACGAG GGCGAGGATATACATGATGCCATTGTACGCGAAGTAAAGGAAGAAACCGGA ATCGACACAGAGTTCCTGGAAATACTAGCATTCAGGCAGGCGCACAAGGCGTATTTTGATAAGTCGGATCTGTTCTTCGTGTGCATGTTGCGTCCCTTATCATTCGATATCCGGAGACAACACCTCGAGATCGAGGCTGCCCAG TGGATGCCTTTCGAAGAGTATGCATCCCAGCCAGCAGCCCGAGAGGACGGACTATTCAGGTCCATCACCGAAGTCTGTTTCTCAAAGTTACACGGTAACTGCACCGGATTTGTCCCAGTGCCGATGAAATCAATCTTCTGCGGACGCTCTAATTGCTTCTACCGAAGTATATGA
- the LOC116212928 gene encoding fasciclin-like arabinogalactan protein 1 yields MQLCGCGHLVVLLPLLLLSAFAAAPSRAHNITALLAKHLSFSTFSNYLTQTHLADEISARTTITVLAVDDDAMSGLLASHPTLGTIKNILSLHVLLDYFGTRKLHQLTDGSALVATLFQASGSAPGSTGFVNITNIKGGKVALGPQDNGGVLDVYFVKSLEEIPYNISVLQISKILPSAEAAAPAPDPAQTNLTALMSGHGCKEFADTLSASPHALNTYKDNVVGGLTMFCPSDGPFKAFQPRFDNLTTADRVSFLEFYGVPVYMSISMLQSNNGPMNTLATDGPKKFGLIVQNDGEEVTLKTKVNTVKTSGTIFDQQPLAIYSVDGVLLPEELSEAVAGPVLAPTPAPEKAADTPDAANSPKAPKHQSPPAPTSANPPADSPDGGAADESADGKSSSPGFGNERIHVVVLALFSGAFLL; encoded by the exons ATGCAGCTCTGCGGTTGCGGCCACCTTGTCGTCCTGCTCccactcctcctcctctcggCTTTCGCCGCTGCCCCATCACGGGCCCACAACATTACTGCCCTCCTCGCGAAGCATCTGAGCTTCTCTACCTTCAGTAACTACCTCACCCAGACCCACCTAGCGGATGAGATCAGCGCCCGCACCACCATCACCGTCCTCGCGGTGGATGACGATGCCATGTCGGGCCTCCTCGCCTCTCACCCGACCCTCGGGACCATCAAAAACATCCTCTCCCTCCACGTGCTACTAGACTACTTCGGTACGCGCAAGCTCCACCAGCTCACTGATGGCTCCGCCCTCGTCGCCACCCTATTCCAGGCCTCCGGCTCCGCCCCGGGGTCCACCGGATTCGTCAATATTACCAACATCAAGGGCGGGAAGGTGGCGCTAGGCCCCCAGGACAATGGCGGGGTGCTCGACGTGTACTTCGTGAAGTCACTCGAGGAGATTCCGTATAACATCTCAGTGCTTCAGATCAGCAAGATCCTGCCGTCGGCTGAGGCTGCGGCGCCGGCGCCAGACCCCGCCCAGACGAACCTGACGGCATTGATGTCCGGTCATGGCTGCAAGGAGTTCGCTGACACGTTATCCGCTAGCCCCCACGCCTTGAACACATACAAG GACAATGTGGTGGGAGGGCTGACGATGTTCTGTCCCTCAGACGGCCCGTTCAAGGCGTTCCAGCCAAGGTTCGACAACCTCACCACGGCCGACAGGGTCTCCTTCCTCGAGTTCTACGGTGTCCCAGTCTACATGTCCATATCCATGCTCCAGTCTAATAACGGCCCGATGAACACCCTCGCCACCGACGGCCCCAAGAAGTTCGGCTTAATCGTCCAGAACGACGGCGAGGAAGTCACCCTCAAGACCAAGGTCAACACCGTGAAAACCTCCGGCACCATCTTCGACCAGCAGCCCCTTGCCATTTACTCCGTCGACGGGGTCCTCCTCCCGGAGGAGCTCTCCGAGGCCGTGGCGGGGCCAGTGCTGGCCCCAACTCCGGCGCCGGAGAAGGCAGCGGACACCCCCGACGCAGCGAACTCACCCAAGGCGCCCAAGCACCAGTCACCACCGGCACCGACCTCGGCTAACCCTCCGGCAGACTCGCCGGATGGTGGCGCGGCCGACGAGAGCGCCGACGGCAAATCGAGTAGCCCGGGGTTTGGAAATGAGAGGATCCACGTCGTCGTTTTGGCTTTGTTCTCTGGGgcttttcttttgtaa
- the LOC116214562 gene encoding glycine-rich cell wall structural protein 1.0-like encodes MAFLSKISILIIAVITMTLAVGSGFASGAGAALVGYGSRTGSSSSGGYGLRQSGSLSNGSGRLGGSGSGGSGARLIGSNGRRLGGVIGGGTGAPRVHFGARAGGSASDSAGGGFGRRGTEGRRD; translated from the coding sequence ATGGCCTTTCTTTCGAAGATTTCAATCCTCATAATCGCCGTAATAACCATGACATTGGCAGTTGGGTCAGGTTTTGCTTCCGGAGCCGGAGCGGCCCTAGTTGGTTACGGCAGCAGGACAGGTAGCAGTAGCAGTGGAGGATATGGCCTTCGCCAGAGTGGTTCTTTGAGTAATGGAAGCGGCCGTTTGGGAGGAAGTGGAAGTGGTGGTTCTGGTGCAAGGCTGATTGGTTCGAACGGTCGTCGTCTGGGAGGAGTTATAGGTGGTGGCACTGGGGCACCGCGGGTCCATTTTGGAGCCCGAGCTGGTGGAAGTGCCAGTGACAGCGCGGGAGGTGGGTTTGGCCGCCGAGGCACTGAAGGAAGGAGGGATTGA
- the LOC116215129 gene encoding stigma-specific STIG1-like protein 3, producing MTSLLKISILVIAMTMALAITITMKAVPEVKTKPRIDHRPPGDELNKPDAQVLMPSKRVSRFLAGNTVVGTNPRAAPQAADHCKDDNTICNILGGKCCHNKCMDLSLDKNNCGTCKKKCKFTHTCCRGECVMLAFHKSHCGKCNNPCPKGQYCVYGMCSYA from the coding sequence ATGACATCTCTTCTGAAGATTTCAATCCTGGTAATAGCCATGACCATGGCCCTGGCCATCACCATCACAATGAAGGCCGTCCCTGAGGTGAAAACGAAGCCGCGAATTGACCACAGACCCCCTGGCGATGAGTTGAACAAGCCGGATGCTCAAGTCCTAATGCCTTCCAAAAGGGTCAGCCGGTTCCTAGCAGGTAACACTGTGGTGGGCACAAACCCTAGGGCGGCCCCGCAGGCAGCTGACCATTGCAAGGACGACAACACCATATGCAACATCCTCGGAGGCAAGTGCTGCCACAACAAGTGCATGGACCTCTCGCTTGACAAGAATAACTGCGGGACATGCAAGAAGAAGTGCAAGTTCACTCATACCTGCTGCCGTGGGGAGTGCGTGATGCTTGCCTTCCACAAGAGTCACTGCGGGAAGTGCAATAACCCATGTCCGAAAGGTCAGTACTGCGTGTACGGAATGTGCAGTTATGCGTGA